One Nitrospirota bacterium genomic region harbors:
- a CDS encoding ORF6N domain-containing protein: protein MNEIIPVEVIQQKIFLIRGQKVMLDKDLAELYGVKPIRLREQVKRNIRRFPKDFMFQLNEREIDSMVSQNAIPSRKHLGGYQPYVFSEQGVAMLATVLNSETAILANIAIMRAFVKLRQILSTHKELANKFNELERKIEKHDDEIRMIFDAIRALMNPSEKKRPKIGFKREKEK, encoded by the coding sequence ATGAATGAAATCATTCCGGTTGAAGTAATCCAGCAGAAAATATTTCTGATTCGGGGACAAAAAGTTATGCTTGATAAGGACTTAGCAGAGCTTTATGGCGTTAAGCCGATTAGATTAAGAGAACAGGTTAAAAGAAATATACGACGATTCCCTAAAGACTTTATGTTTCAATTAAATGAACGAGAGATTGATAGTATGGTATCGCAAAATGCGATACCATCGCGTAAGCACCTCGGTGGTTATCAACCTTATGTCTTTTCTGAGCAAGGCGTTGCAATGTTGGCTACTGTTCTTAATAGTGAAACAGCCATACTTGCAAACATCGCAATTATGAGAGCATTTGTAAAACTGAGACAAATACTCTCCACACATAAAGAACTCGCCAATAAATTTAATGAGCTTGAAAGAAAAATTGAAAAACATGATGATGAAATCCGTATGATTTTTGATGCAATCCGTGCGCTCATGAATCCTTCGGAAAAGAAGCGCCCGAAGATTGGGTTTAAGAGAGAGAAAGAGAAATAA